In the genome of Chiroxiphia lanceolata isolate bChiLan1 chromosome 29, bChiLan1.pri, whole genome shotgun sequence, one region contains:
- the CD48 gene encoding CD48 antigen, translating into MALGLLVDLDLLFLLFLLFVPRALAQCGAHRATVVGAVGGSVCLSPSPEHGHGSYSRIHWRLNESRKLASWDPQQKVQYPPSARRDRLELLGNFSLRISRLQKGDSGEYQLYLEDATGREDKDRVTLRVYDVVPKPTVTVTVTQDDDQQCNATLECSVGLQEVTYEWVPPRQVLLEAGGGPVQKVSFNPSEGTYVCRVSNPASSNSASLTYRHPCSWTVESSTDASSCTATGGLLVLGHLLLLFLHLALA; encoded by the exons ATGGCGCTGGGGCTCCTCGTGGACCTGgacctcctcttcctcctcttcctcctcttcgTCCCTCGAG ccctggcacagtgcGGTGCCCACCGTGCCACCGTGGTGGGGGCCGTCGGGGGGTCCGTGtgcctcagccccagccccgagCACGGCCACGGGAGCTACTCCCGGATCCACTGGAGGCTGAACGAGAGCAGGAAGTTGGCGAGCTGGGACCCCCAGCAGAAGGTGCAGTACCCCCCCAGTGCCCGCAGGGACCGCCTGGAGCTCCTGGGCAACTTCTCGCTGAGGATCAGCCGCCTGCAGAAGGGAGACAGCGGCGAGTACCAGCTGTACCTGGAGGATGCCACGGGCAGGGAGGACAAGGACAGGGTCACCCTGAGGGTGTACG ACGTGGTCCCGAAGCCCACGGTGACGGTCACGGTGACCCAGGACGATGACCAGCAGTGCAATGCCACCCTGGAGTGCTCCGTGGGGCTCCAGGAGGTGACCTACGAGTGGGTCCCCCCCCGGCAGGTCCTGCTGGAGGCCGGGGGGGGCCCCGTCCAGAAGGTCTCCTTCAACCCCTCGGAAGGGACCTACGTGTGCAGGGTCAGCAATCCCGCCTCCTCCAACAGCGCCTCGCTGACCTACAGGCACCCCTGCTCCTGGACGG tTGAATCCTCCACTGATGCCTCCTCCTGCACGGCCACGGGCGGGCTGCTGGTCCTgggccacctcctcctcctcttcctccacctcGCTCTGGCTTGA